In Vibrio sp. FE10, the following are encoded in one genomic region:
- the ptsG gene encoding PTS glucose transporter subunit IIBC, with amino-acid sequence MFKNLFASLQKVGKSLMLPVSVLPVAGILLGVGAADLPFIPEIVSNLMEQAGGSVFGQMALLFAVGVALGFTNNDGVAGLAAIVGYGIMTATLGVMAGVMGVDKIDTGVLGGILVGGVAAWAFNRFFRIQLPEYLGFFAGKRAVPIITGFSAIGLAILLSVVWPPVGGAISAFSDWAAHQNPQVAFGIYGIVERSLIPFGLHHVWNVPFFFEAGTCVNAAGETQNGVLTCYLVADDASRAAGNGFGQLAGGYMFKMFGLPAAAIAIAHSAKPENRAKVMGIMASAALTSFLTGITEPIEFSFLFVAPVLYAIHALLAGSAYVLANTLGFVHGTSFSHGLIDFLVLSGNASKMGLMVVCGIAYAAIYYIVFRTVIKALDLKTPGREDESEDEIVATGTELAGELVAAFGGKANITGLDACITRLRVAVADTAVVDQDKLKKLGAAGVVVVAGGVQAIFGTKSDNLKTDMDEWIRNNG; translated from the coding sequence ATGTTTAAGAACCTTTTTGCTAGCCTGCAGAAAGTTGGTAAGTCTCTGATGCTACCAGTATCAGTTTTACCAGTTGCGGGTATTTTGCTAGGTGTCGGTGCAGCAGATCTTCCTTTCATTCCAGAAATTGTTTCAAACTTAATGGAACAAGCTGGTGGTTCAGTATTCGGTCAAATGGCACTGCTGTTCGCAGTAGGTGTTGCACTTGGCTTTACTAACAACGATGGTGTAGCTGGTCTAGCTGCTATCGTTGGTTACGGCATCATGACTGCTACACTTGGCGTAATGGCTGGTGTAATGGGCGTTGATAAAATCGATACTGGTGTACTAGGTGGTATCCTAGTCGGTGGTGTTGCTGCTTGGGCATTCAACCGTTTCTTCCGTATTCAACTACCAGAGTACTTAGGCTTCTTCGCTGGTAAGCGTGCCGTGCCAATCATCACAGGTTTCTCTGCGATTGGTCTAGCAATCCTACTATCTGTAGTATGGCCACCAGTTGGCGGCGCTATCTCTGCGTTCTCTGATTGGGCTGCTCACCAAAACCCACAAGTGGCGTTTGGTATCTACGGTATCGTTGAGCGTTCTCTAATTCCATTTGGTCTTCACCACGTTTGGAACGTACCTTTCTTCTTTGAAGCTGGTACTTGTGTAAACGCTGCTGGCGAAACTCAAAACGGTGTTCTTACTTGTTACCTAGTTGCTGATGACGCATCTCGTGCAGCGGGCAATGGCTTCGGTCAGCTAGCTGGTGGTTACATGTTCAAGATGTTCGGTCTACCTGCTGCTGCAATCGCGATTGCACATTCAGCTAAACCTGAAAACCGCGCTAAAGTAATGGGTATCATGGCTTCTGCTGCGTTAACTTCATTCCTAACGGGTATCACTGAACCAATCGAATTCTCATTCCTATTCGTTGCTCCTGTTCTGTACGCAATCCATGCTCTACTAGCTGGTTCTGCATACGTTCTTGCGAACACTCTAGGTTTTGTACACGGTACATCTTTCTCACACGGTCTAATCGACTTCCTAGTTCTATCTGGCAACGCGTCTAAGATGGGCCTAATGGTTGTATGTGGTATTGCTTACGCTGCAATTTACTACATCGTATTCCGCACTGTGATTAAAGCACTTGACCTTAAAACTCCAGGTCGCGAAGACGAGTCAGAAGACGAAATCGTTGCAACTGGTACAGAGCTTGCTGGTGAGTTAGTTGCTGCATTCGGTGGCAAAGCGAACATCACTGGTCTTGACGCTTGTATTACTCGTCTACGTGTAGCAGTTGCTGATACAGCAGTTGTTGACCAAGACAAACTGAAGAAACTAGGCGCTGCAGGTGTTGTTGTAGTTGCTGGTGGCGTACAAGCTATCTTCGGTACTAAGTCTGACAACCTTAAGACAGACATGGATGAGTGGATCCGTAACAACGGTTAA